Proteins encoded within one genomic window of Procambarus clarkii isolate CNS0578487 chromosome 31, FALCON_Pclarkii_2.0, whole genome shotgun sequence:
- the LOC138370274 gene encoding uncharacterized protein Rv2082-like: MASSVTRIRRVDSAGLEFSAAADWALVEVALLDVFQVDLLTVYGLEKISDKRVVIKFSAPGPYQRFVSDFAGRSHLLPGSAGTVEVSDRCVAPTFVSIHGVPLDFPEEVLRTCFSRYGTFDPPGSLVSDVAPPLPVHVVTAEVHRASDVAALETGTSVEAAPSCVGGSGDPAGPSCGVAPSSGGRSSDVVAAAPEVLRSSRGSRGPSPVATSDQPRRKREARTHSSDRGPPIKRGGSTAGAAVACAPPPPPSGGLMRSVAPGAPSGGSDAPEAVAVDQWVVSSGVEGPGRDALTLKFTKSTKCASAGVPVGPSSAGLPDGAPTVPTASHVVGSAPPSTGAVGLVGSSLPS; this comes from the exons ATGGCGTCGTCGGTGACGCGGATTCGGAGGGTGGATTCTGCAGGATTGGAGTTCTCGGCGGCTGCTGATTGGGCGTTGGTGGAAGTGGCGCTTTTGGATGTTTTCCAGGTGGACCTGCTCACTGTTTACGGCCTTGAGAAGATCTCTGACAAGCGTGTGGTGATCAAGTTCTCTGCCCCTGGTCCATATCAGCGTTTTgtgagtgattttgctgggcgTTCTCATCTGCTCCCGGGCTCTGCTGGTACTGTGGAGGTGTCGGATCGGTGTGTGGCACCGACGTTTGTCAGCATCCATGGAGTTCCCTTGGACTTTCCCGAGGAGGTCCTTCGCACCTGCTTCTCTCGGTACGGTACT TTTGACCCACCTGGCTCGTTGGTGTCTGATGTGGCGCCCCCACTTCCTGTGCACGTCGTCACTGCGGAGGTTCATCGGGCTTCAGACGTTGCTGCCTTGGAGACAGGTACGTCTGTGGAAGCTGCTCCATCGTGTGTAGGTGGGAGTGGCGATCCTGCAGGCCCTTCGTGTGGGGTTGCTCCTTCGTCTGGTGGCCGTTCATCCGACGTGGTTGCTGCTGCTCCGGAGGTGCTGCGGTCCTCTCGTGGCTCTAGAGGGCCTTCCCCGGTCGCGACGTCGGACCAGCCCCGTCGTAAGCGGGAGGCACGGACGCATTCCTCTGACAGAGGTCCTCCCATTAAGCGAGGGGGGTCTACGGCTGGAGCTGCTGTGGCgtgcgcccctcctcctcctccctctggtgGCCTGATGCGGTCTGTTGCACCCGGGGCCCCCTCTGGGGGCAGTGACGCCCCAGAAGCAGTTGCGGTTGATCAGTGGGTGGTGTCCTCTGGTGTGGAAGGTCCTGGACGGGATGCGCTGACGTTGAAGTTTACAAAGTCTACAAAGTGTGCGAGCGCCGGCGTTCCTGTGGGGCCCTCAtctgcagggttgccagatggTGCGCCTACTGTTCCTACTGCCTCCCATGTGGTAGGCTCTGCTCCACCTTCTACGGGGGCTGTGGGGTTGGTGGGGTCCTCATTGCCTTCCTGA